A window of Chloroflexota bacterium contains these coding sequences:
- a CDS encoding DUF6391 domain-containing protein, with translation MGFVRRTRQHHAIEHATVTMLTRRNQVASLVGGRSDHRGFYIFGDVDTEVLQRAVDEAITRLRAGEARLAIHPNCGTNLVTTGALAGLATFAATMLTRRNNARIVDQIPVAIMAGIGGMMLGRPAGTRLQRQVTTLADIGGLKLGSITRGKLWRWNYHFVTIDESI, from the coding sequence ATGGGATTCGTCAGGCGCACGAGACAACATCACGCCATCGAGCACGCTACCGTCACCATGCTCACCAGACGGAACCAGGTCGCCAGCCTGGTAGGCGGTCGCAGCGATCACCGGGGATTCTACATCTTCGGCGATGTCGACACAGAAGTGCTGCAGAGGGCCGTTGACGAAGCGATCACCCGCCTGCGAGCAGGTGAAGCAAGGTTGGCGATACATCCCAACTGTGGCACAAACCTGGTCACCACCGGAGCGCTCGCCGGACTGGCGACTTTCGCAGCCACCATGCTGACCAGGAGGAACAACGCCAGGATCGTCGACCAGATCCCTGTGGCCATCATGGCAGGTATCGGGGGAATGATGCTCGGCCGGCCGGCCGGCACGCGCCTCCAGCGACAGGTAACGACCCTGGCCGACATCGGTGGACTCAAGCTGGGTAGCATTACCCGAGGTAAGCTGTGGCGCTGGAATTATCACTTCGTCACCATCGATGAGAGCATCTGA
- the holA gene encoding DNA polymerase III subunit delta, protein MITLLHGPDDLIQAEHLATIRQSMGSADLLEANSTWLDGRKTRVTEVRYHCDVVPFLAERRLVVVEGLIAQLSKKSGGKKPGQAEKDSSIPASDSQLQSLLDYLPSLPDTTELVLIEPRGIDERRKPYKLLLQLQKQGQATIVSCKAPKPQELPAWINKRVKAKGATIDRDAAQDMAAFVGPNLRLLDSELEKLVAYRGGDGEITRQDVRLLVPYAQEANVFDMVDAIGQRNSAKALRLLRELERDGAAPLYLLSMIVRQFRILVQVSDQMSRGLGQYDIAKAIGLHPYPTEKAMRQVQQWRLADLKAVYDRLLETDLSIKTGKLADDLALDLLVLELSRRSLPLLQGAPRTGV, encoded by the coding sequence GTGATCACGCTGCTACACGGCCCCGATGACCTGATTCAGGCAGAACATCTTGCCACCATCCGCCAATCGATGGGCTCGGCCGACCTGTTGGAAGCCAACAGCACCTGGCTCGATGGCCGTAAGACCCGCGTCACGGAGGTCCGCTACCACTGCGACGTGGTACCCTTCCTCGCCGAGCGGCGTCTGGTCGTCGTGGAGGGATTGATTGCCCAGCTATCAAAGAAGTCAGGGGGCAAAAAGCCAGGACAGGCTGAAAAGGACTCAAGCATCCCCGCCAGCGATTCCCAATTGCAATCCCTGCTGGATTACCTGCCCTCGTTGCCCGACACCACGGAATTGGTCCTGATAGAGCCCCGTGGAATCGATGAGCGTCGCAAGCCTTACAAACTGTTGCTTCAGTTGCAAAAACAGGGGCAGGCAACGATCGTTTCCTGCAAAGCCCCGAAACCACAGGAGTTGCCTGCCTGGATCAACAAGCGAGTGAAAGCTAAGGGCGCCACAATTGACAGGGATGCAGCCCAGGATATGGCGGCCTTCGTAGGACCCAACCTGCGTCTCCTGGATAGCGAACTGGAGAAGTTGGTAGCATACCGCGGAGGCGATGGAGAAATCACACGTCAGGATGTGCGCCTGCTTGTGCCCTACGCCCAGGAAGCCAATGTCTTCGATATGGTTGACGCCATTGGCCAACGAAACAGCGCGAAGGCGCTGCGACTGCTGCGCGAACTCGAGCGCGATGGCGCAGCCCCGCTCTATCTGCTATCCATGATCGTTCGCCAGTTTCGCATTCTGGTTCAGGTCTCTGACCAAATGAGCCGGGGACTGGGCCAGTATGACATTGCAAAGGCCATTGGCCTGCATCCCTACCCCACGGAAAAGGCTATGAGACAGGTCCAGCAATGGCGTTTGGCCGATCTAAAGGCTGTTTACGATCGTCTTCTGGAGACCGATCTGTCAATAAAAACGGGAAAGCTGGCGGACGACCTGGCCCTGGACCTGCTGGTACTGGAACTTAGCAGGCGGTCCCTTCCGCTGCTTCAGGGGGCACCCCGCACCGGCGTCTGA
- a CDS encoding exodeoxyribonuclease III: MTPPLTLLSWNVNGIRAVAKKGFPDWLAEAAPDILCLQETRAEAHQVPADIREYAGYHTYWNPSKTRKGYSGTGLMTRQKPLSVTFGLGINEFDQEGRTIIAEYPTFTLLNCYFPNGSRDHSRVPFKLAFYDAFLNKCEDIRGEDKAVIFCGDVNTAHREIDLANPRSNRKTTGFLPEERIWIDQVTAAGYVDTFRHFYADVAGQYTWWSMPTRARARNVGWRLDYFFIVEEAMDRVVDAFILPDVLGSDHCPVGMTLKIP, encoded by the coding sequence ATGACTCCTCCCCTAACCCTGCTCTCCTGGAACGTCAACGGCATCCGTGCTGTAGCAAAAAAGGGCTTTCCTGACTGGTTGGCCGAAGCCGCGCCGGACATCCTGTGTCTGCAGGAGACCCGCGCCGAAGCGCACCAGGTACCCGCCGATATCCGCGAGTACGCTGGCTATCACACCTACTGGAACCCGTCGAAAACCCGCAAGGGCTACAGCGGCACCGGCCTGATGACACGGCAGAAGCCGTTGAGTGTGACATTTGGCCTGGGTATCAATGAATTCGACCAGGAAGGTCGCACGATCATCGCCGAATACCCCACCTTCACCTTGCTGAATTGTTACTTCCCCAATGGCAGTCGCGACCACAGCCGCGTGCCCTTCAAACTGGCTTTCTACGATGCCTTTCTCAACAAATGCGAGGATATACGGGGAGAGGACAAGGCTGTCATCTTCTGCGGCGACGTCAACACGGCGCACCGCGAGATCGACCTGGCCAACCCCAGGTCCAACCGTAAGACCACCGGCTTCCTGCCCGAGGAACGCATCTGGATCGATCAGGTAACAGCTGCGGGTTACGTCGATACCTTTCGCCACTTCTATGCAGATGTGGCCGGCCAGTACACCTGGTGGTCCATGCCAACCCGTGCCAGAGCGCGCAACGTCGGTTGGCGGCTCGATTACTTTTTTATCGTGGAAGAGGCAATGGACCGGGTTGTCGACGCCTTCATTCTACCCGATGTCCTGGGCAGCGATCACTGTCCCGTCGGGATGACACTGAAGATTCCCTGA
- a CDS encoding SulP family inorganic anion transporter, whose translation MTTDRPPMGLRVPRKILTNDLVSGLVMAIITVPGALANGLLAGVNPVFGVYSVIAGTTMAAVFTSSVIMNVDSTSATAIGTGDFLGAYSSGEQLGYLVVLGILVGLFMLLFGILKLGFLVRFISNAVMTGFLSGLGVLTILGQTADITGYSSDAPNRVFQFIDTIIHWQEINFATLAAGLLTIVLIVLLSRTKLERYGFAIALGITTLLVLLVPIFDSLVLVGDTTEIPRGLPRPHFPNLSLVPAMILPALTLAIIALVQAAGVSGSVPNPDGEYPDPSGDFRGQGAGNVATGFFGGIPVGGSLSGTALIQSVGGLSRWANIFTGLFSLVILMLFGQVIEILPLSALAGLLVVVGFGMIKVGRIETVWNTGPVPAVVTAITFVATLFLPLQYAVGLGVILTIVVHAFQSAERVRIERIMMDEDGSFYETEVPDELSSEEIMTLMPIGSLFFAGAAEFEEELPDVGDAHRSVVIITLRDRDEIGSTFVRVLKRYAEELLAQGNKLMLAGMNDQVLSQLERTGIVDLIGEESVFPGEALYGASLEATMAEAQEWIDSESQKALD comes from the coding sequence ATGACAACAGACAGACCTCCCATGGGCCTTCGGGTCCCGCGTAAGATACTCACCAACGACCTGGTCTCCGGCCTGGTCATGGCAATCATCACCGTGCCGGGCGCACTGGCCAACGGCCTGCTGGCCGGTGTCAACCCGGTTTTTGGTGTTTATTCGGTGATCGCCGGTACCACGATGGCCGCGGTATTCACCAGTTCGGTGATCATGAATGTGGACTCTACCAGCGCCACAGCCATCGGTACAGGCGATTTTCTGGGCGCCTATTCCTCCGGTGAACAGCTTGGTTATCTGGTGGTTTTGGGGATTCTGGTGGGCCTCTTCATGTTGCTCTTTGGTATCCTCAAACTGGGCTTTTTGGTTCGCTTCATCTCCAATGCGGTCATGACCGGCTTTCTCAGCGGCCTGGGTGTACTGACTATCCTTGGGCAGACGGCAGATATAACCGGTTATTCCAGCGATGCACCCAACAGAGTCTTTCAATTCATCGATACCATAATTCACTGGCAAGAGATCAACTTCGCCACGTTGGCTGCTGGCCTGTTGACTATTGTTCTCATTGTCCTGCTGTCGCGCACGAAACTGGAGCGTTACGGCTTCGCCATCGCGCTGGGAATAACGACCCTCCTGGTTCTGTTGGTTCCCATTTTCGACTCGTTGGTCCTGGTGGGCGATACCACGGAGATTCCCCGGGGCCTGCCCAGACCCCACTTCCCAAATCTGTCTTTGGTGCCAGCCATGATCCTGCCCGCGCTGACTCTTGCTATCATTGCTCTGGTTCAGGCGGCCGGCGTCAGCGGCAGTGTTCCCAACCCCGATGGGGAATATCCCGATCCTTCCGGTGATTTCCGGGGACAGGGTGCCGGCAACGTGGCTACTGGTTTCTTCGGCGGCATTCCAGTTGGTGGCTCTCTCTCAGGCACGGCCCTCATTCAGAGTGTCGGCGGTCTGTCCCGTTGGGCCAATATCTTTACCGGCCTCTTTTCGTTGGTCATCCTGATGCTCTTTGGACAGGTCATCGAGATCCTGCCGCTGTCAGCGCTGGCAGGACTCCTGGTGGTGGTCGGCTTCGGTATGATCAAGGTCGGCCGCATCGAAACTGTCTGGAACACCGGACCGGTGCCCGCGGTCGTTACGGCGATTACCTTCGTCGCGACTCTTTTCCTGCCCCTGCAGTATGCCGTCGGTCTTGGTGTGATCCTGACGATCGTGGTGCATGCCTTCCAATCGGCTGAAAGGGTGCGCATCGAAAGAATCATGATGGATGAGGATGGTTCGTTTTACGAGACTGAGGTGCCCGACGAGCTAAGCAGCGAGGAAATCATGACGCTGATGCCCATCGGCAGCCTTTTCTTCGCCGGTGCTGCCGAATTCGAGGAGGAGCTTCCCGATGTGGGCGACGCCCACCGCTCGGTTGTTATCATTACCCTGCGAGACCGCGATGAGATCGGCAGCACCTTTGTGCGTGTCCTGAAGCGTTACGCCGAAGAACTGCTGGCTCAAGGCAACAAGCTGATGTTGGCGGGCATGAATGACCAGGTATTGTCGCAATTGGAGAGAACGGGAATCGTCGATCTGATCGGTGAGGAGAGTGTCTTCCCGGGCGAAGCGCTTTATGGCGCCAGTCTGGAGGCAACCATGGCTGAGGCGCAGGAATGGATCGATAGCGAGTCGCAGAAAGCGCTCGACTGA